The DNA region tTTCAAGGGTCTATCGGAAACAACTATCTTTGTTTTTACATGGCTATGTTGTATATATCTGACCCCTCAAACTTTGCCTAAGTtgtcatttagaatattttgaattgtgtataaattttgatttctttgtttttgccTCAAATTCCCTACTAGCTGTATCTGCACTCTGATTTAAATAGGTACTCAATTCCTTCAAGCATAGACCAACTAACCTATCTTGGTTCAGAATCTCATAACAGGAAAAGTAACACTGTTGTTGGATTCTTATAGCCTATAATGGGTGGGTGTGTCTCAACTACACATTCTAGAGTTGCTCCTCACAGGAAGAAGTACACTAGAAGGTCTAGAAAATGTCATACAAAATTGAGTACAAACTTATGTGATGCTCCTATCAAAAGAAAATCATGTAGTGATGCAGGAAATCGGATTTCTGTGAGTGAGTTTGTTCAAATCGATTTCGAGAAGGGAGGAACTACTACTTGTAGAAGATCAGAAGTTTCTAACAAATCATTTCACCTAACCCAAGTGCATTGGAACCATGTTGATGAAAATGGTATGAAGTATCTCTTGTTTCCCTCTTATTTAATGGCATAAATAAGGAATGCATATGATATAGTACGCGATTTGTTAAAAGACTACCTAAGTGTTTAACTCAACCAacaatttaagcttttggttgagttagctCCTTGACATAGTATCAAAGGTCAACGTGATAAAAGGTTGCGAGTTTAAATCTGATTTACCTTTCATGTCAAGTACAAGGAAGATCTAAGTTGCATTCACAtttatagttatagtcaaagggCTTTTGTGTGAGGGTATGATAGGGTATATACCAAcctaagcttttggttgagttagttcaTTGACAAAATTATCACGATAATGCTTTGCTAtctaatagagtatataacatattatgtaGCTTCACCctgtagcttaaacttttagttgacgTGGTTATTTGACATAGTATCAGAAACCAATGTGGGGAACTGTTACAAGTTTGAATCTCATTCATCCCTTTATTTCAAATCGAATATTTAGCTTTATGTATAAAAAGAGCATGTTACATCCACCttttagcccaaagggctctcataTGAGGGGATGGATagtgtatataacatatatggGGCTTCAAcccatcagtttaagcttttggttgaatcgGTTCCAAGACATTATCAAAACTTTTGCTTTTCACCTGAGGTATAATTGAAGTTCCTGATTAAGCATATTCTTATGGTtaaaattatatacaaaaatgcaGGAGTTTGTCAAGAAGAAGCATGGTTTGACTCAGTGAGCATACTTGACTCAGAATCTGATGATGACTTTATCAGTGTCTTTGGAGGTTAGGAGGATCTTTATGCTAACAATATTGTTTAAATGTACAGTTTCGTATGATGTTTGGTTTCCGTTTACTGATTGTTTGTTATGTAATGGTGATAGATGGAAAAATACTCAACATGGCAAACTTATGGTCAGGAGCACATGTGTTACGTCCCCAGGCTGGGCTATTAATTCCATGTGCAGACAGTGAAAAGCCATCACCAGGCTCTTGGACTGCTATATCACCCTCTGTTTTTAGGGTCCGAGGCGAGACCTACTTTAAGTGAGTTGATGACATTCGCGTTCTTTTACCTTTTGCGTGCATTCAATTACCCAAACCCCTCATACGTCGTGGGAGTCATAGTGGCATTGGGGTTGTGGAATGTTGTTATAAGCTCATTTGAGGACTAAAATGACATTGTTGTGcagagataaaattaaaagctcAGCACCGGGTTATTGTCCATATACTCCAATTGGTGTTGATATGTTTGCTTGCTCACAAAAGATCAATCATATTGCTCAGCACCTTGAACTTCCTTCTGTTCAAGCCAACAATAGCAAATTGCCATCACTACTAATTGTTAACATTCAGGTTTGCACTTTCCCATCTCTTGATTTTTTTCTATTGGTTTATGAAACCATTTTCACTAATACAAACCAGTATGATTCTCTAATCTCTTCGCAATTAcaaatcgaaaaaaaaaaagaactagGGTTGATTTTGGCCTATTCTGTGCTATTTTGAGAGAATCgaattcaaaagaaaattagctgccaaattatgttacactgataCAGAGTTATCTGGATTTCCGCAGATGCCTGCCTATGCTCCTTCGATGTTCCTAGGTGATAGCAATGGTGAAGGCATAAGCCTCGTTATGTATTTTAAGCTATCAGACAATGTTGATGAAGAAGTTCCTTCAGATTTCATTGACAGCATCAAGGTATACTATCCTCGGCACTTGCCTGGATAGTTATTTGGTTTAAACATTGTTCGTTTTATCAGCTGAAAACGTTTTCTTTACTGCAGAGATTGGTAGACAATGAAACCGAGAAAATTAAACCAGTCGTTCCTTATCGAGAAAGACTTAAAATCTTGTCCAGCGTAGTAAACCCCGAGGATATGCAGTTGAGTTCTACCGAAAAGAGACTTTTGAATGCTTACAAGGACAAACCAGTGCTATCACGTCCTCAGCACGAATTTTTCAAGGTTTGAGATCAGTAACTTCTTCACTGATCAACGTATAGTGCAAAATCTCGGATGGGTATTTGGTTATAATACTGACGCAAATCACAATGTGATGATGCAGCCGACATTTTGCACTATAGATCGTCACTCTTGTTGGGTTTCTTTTGTCAAGTTTCGCATGTCTTTGATCATCCGATGTTACGTTCTCCATGTAGGGAACTGATTATTTTGAGATCGACATAGATGTGCATCGGTTCAGCTATGTGTCCAGGAAAGCATTGGAATCTCTACGAGAACGTTTGAAGTCAGCAATTCTCGATCTTGGTTTGACTATACAGGTACCGATTGATGTTCTTCATAGTCACTGTTTCGTAACATTCCAATATGAAGATTTTTTAACTAGAACAGACAGCAagtttttcattgttaattggCTTGCAGGCTCAAAAGCAGGAGGAACTACCTGAAAAGGTGTTGTGTTGTATGAGATTGAACAAACTCGACTTTGTAAATTGTGGCCAAATACCGACGTTGATGACCATCGATGATGCGTAAATTACGAAGAAGTTCACCGAGAAGCCTTACGAAATCACTAAACGAGGACAGATGACACATGCTTTGTATAGTTTATCTGTATtcattgtaatatttttaagtaattacatAGAAAAAGCCGCAATGATGAAGGCACGGAAGGAAATCTAGTTTGTTTCGGGCGGTCCTTCACGAAATCTTTACCGTCCTCAACTTCATACTCGCCGTTCATATTATAATGAATTCTCTCAACTTCTTTTGAAGTTCTAGGCAGACTCCGTCTTTGTTTGAGTGTAGCTATAAGCACACAGATCATTCATTTGTATTATTGTAACATCATTCCAAGATTAATTAGCACTGAATAACAAAGTAATTTGTACTCTTCCATTCTCGGAAGGATCTTCGGTgtcttgattttgtttttctggTGAAAGTTGCGACTCGTTTAAGGTTCCATATAGTTCAAACAGTAGATGTTTCCCGATAATGTTTTTTCGAAACAGGGCAAACATTCAGTACAAAACCTTAACATAAGAAATTTGCATCCCAAACTTTTGATCATTTCCCTTCTAAACAAATGAACTAGCTACAGCAATTCTTTGTTTTCCCATGtacaaaaaataatacatgtcataataaaaataataagctCCTAGCGTATAGCGGTACGCAAACAATAAAGTAACATaacaaatacaatacaacttgcGAGTTTTAGAATTCCAAccatattttctttttcctaTGTACTCGGCTCTTTGCTGTGTGTATCGGTGGCAAGTTCCCAGCGCCAAGATAAATTTCTGACCCAAAATATCTGAGATGGTGAGCAGATTCATAGCAAGAACAGACTGTGCCAATTGCCAAACACAGATACAGGTATTCAGACAACAACATTACATTTTCCTAACGCAACAAAATGGCTCCCACGTAAGTCTATCTGTATCAGGCCTTGAATATATACATTAGCACGTAAGTCTATGTAATTCTTTCTTCTTTTAGCCTTAAAGTTGCTACAGGTTGTTCACGAGTATTTGCAAATTCTGTCTTGTGTGGTCTGAGGTGTGATGAGCTGTTGGTTGTATTGTGGCTACTCATTCTAGCGGCAGGAATGTCATGGTTGTGCTTCCCTTCATAAGTTGTAACGACTGCTTTAGGATCAGAGGGTGCACGTTCAACTTGCTTACGCACGTTGCATCCTGGGTGAGTGCATTTGTAATAACTCCTGTTCAGGAAAGGCATACAAGTCAGATTGAAATACATTGCTGTTTTTACTCTGAATGCATTGGGAGAATGACATTGGTGGAAGGAAGGAATCTAGGACATGCCAAGGCCAGGGTCATCTGACTAACTATCAATCAACATATTGAATCGTACAACATATAAGTATATAACAAAAGCAATGATAGCCGAGTTGCTTTGGCATCATGCATGTATGAATTTTTGACCCACACTATACTAGTATCCTAGATTAGTAATGATAGGCAGTGTCAAAAGAATGTATGCCAAGTGAACACAGAAAATGTTTACTCAAAATAGAATGTTTTCTATTCATGATTAGCTTGCTGAAGCCTTGCAGGACTTACTACCCAGATACCCATTACATAACATTTTTTGTACAAAAGCAATTACAATTGGCTTAATCATTTTTTAGTGTGTTATTGTTTATGAAGCTAAACTCACAAACAATCAGATGTCTTATGCGGAAAAAAGGTTGGAGAATGATTTGGTTTGCATATTTACATATACATGTCTCTTCCATATCATGAAAACAACCAAAGAAACAGAATAAAGTCCTAGAAAATGATCAAATAAGGTCTGTTTTGCGACATTATATGTATATTTGTACAATTAATATCAGGGTCTCAATTTGGTCACTTGTGCgataactagtaaaattcagaTCGGTCAAGTGTCAACAAAAACGTATTATCTTCATAACTCATGGTCTTTGGGATGTTTGAATCAATTAGGAGTATAATTCATTTTGGCATGTGCATCCCTCCACacacacaaaaaacaaaaaaaaaaaaaaaaaaacttgctcCCACGTAAAGATTTCAGGATCCCGCAAGATATCCGACTATCTGTACATGAATTAAAATCTTTATTCTGATACATTCAAAACTACAACATCATTTCTCACAGAACACACACACCTAGTAAATCTATCAACAAGATTCCACGATATCAATTTAACTAGCAAATTCTACAAACTATTCGGCTCTATCCCATTAATAAAACAGCAATACAACGAAATTCTCTGCAAGGCAGCATTTTTAATCACTATGGCAAGATGTAATAGTCAGTGATATTATATTTGACATGAGATGTACACGTAAAAACAGCTGCCACGTTAATCTATTTCATTATCACACAATTGCAACATACTCCAAAGAGGGTAAGAGTAAACAAGGATCCAAATTCAAggaaaaatttcaaaatcatgGAAATGGTGTTTGGTTCTTTGTGAAAAAGTTAGATGgaaaatgataatatatgaATCCGTCAAAGGCAAGGTCAAGATAGATAAAACACTGCACAACAATAAACATTCTTTGTCTATTAACCATGAAACAACAAAGTTAAATAATAGATGCAGCATGCGTAAGAGGAACTACAAGTCTACAACCAAAAGCTCAAAGATGAAGAAGCATcgttaaaatttgatataaattcAGTACATAATATAGTCAGTCATATAGTACAACCAAAGTAAATCAACTTGCCTTGGATATGGATTTCCTTTGACAACTTTCTGTCCATACTTGCGCCACCTATAACCATCATCTAAAAGATCAACTTCACTAGTTGTTTGAACAACGATTTTGGGTTCTGTAACAGTCCTGTGTGAAGCAGCTTGCTCTGTCACCCGGACTTCAGTGTTCCTTCAGAAGCAAGACACAGCATAAAATCAGAGAATGCCAACGCATCAAGAGTCAACAAAACAATAGTAGCACATGACCAATAAATACCTTCTCTTGGCATCACGTTCGTCTTCATCTCCTGCAGCTTCTTTAGTTCCGTCATTATCCATTTCCTCCTCATCACTAGACGGTTGATCTGCTGTAGCTTGACTAGATTCTTGATCTCTTCTAGACAGCGAACGAGCCATACCGTCACTAATCCTATTCATGTTATTTGGTTGCAACTGTGAACCAAGCTCAGAGTTCCCTTGATTCCCTAAATTTCCATTAGGATTCCCACCATCCTTTGACTTTTTCTGTGGTGGTTGATGATTGTGCTGGCCCTTGTATATGATCTCTGTCACTTGGCCATCAAGAGAACGCTCCACCTTTTTTCTTACAGGACAGCTAGTGTGAGTGCATTTGTAATAACTTCGCGGAAATTCACTTCCTTTGACTTGCTTCTGGCCATACTTCCTCCAGTTGTAGCCATCATCAGCAGGCTTATCAACAATAATAGAAGAAGATTGCAATTTTTGATCAGATCCAGAAAATTGAGCTGGCTCTTCAGTTTCTTTAGACTCTGAGGcagaagacatcattttctgTTGCATTTCTAACTCCGGAGCGAATGCTGAATTTGGCTCTGAACCACCTATTGTGGTCGAAGACTGAAAACTACCTTGCTGAGCCTGCTGCATCGCTTGAGCTTGAGCAGTAACTTGAGCTAATGCCTGCTGATGAGACATCCCAAATGGGCCCTACAGATATACAATTTCGAACTCAAACCATTGCTCCATTTTTCACCAAATTTTGCTAAACAATCAACAACAATGATGCCAAACAGCAACAGTTAAAGAACTAACCCCCAACAATATGGGTACAGCTCATTGTCACATGAAATGAAGAACATAACTTTAGTACCTTTTTTGGTACGGACCCAGATCATCGATGGTGACtttttggtttcttgacatCCGGGGGGAATCTAGGCACAGACTACCTAGGCCATGGCCTtgatcatttaattaaaaactccATTAATATAGAATTTTGTGACATATAACATATAAGAAAGAATCGAGTTGATTCAGCACACATACATACATGAATGTGCATATTACCACCCTATGCTAGCATCCCGAATTCGCCCCTACGAAGTCTTCCTAGTTCCTACCCATCCAAAATTGGTATTAATTGAAGAGAAGATAAGATGACCAGagaacctaaaccctaaaaaaagTACAAAAGTAAACGAATATAAGAGAAAAGGAGGATAATTTCCTAAGTTTCCCAAGAGAACCTAAACTCTAAATTAAAGTTTATAGGTTCCTACTCTTATTGGACTGAATTAGATTTTCTGTAACAATGGGTCAGCTACATGAAGGCAATCATCAACTCACAATTATCATTCACAAATGTGCAAATTAACCACTCTTTTCCTTTAAAATTTTCACAGTTATTGCATAAACACCACTCTGCTTCTTAAATCACCTTAAATTTCTTCAAGCTTGCATAAGTAGTAGACCCCCAAAAATTCATTCCAAAATTCAACTTCCAATGACCATACAAATgataatccttttatttttcCTCTTTTTGTTTCTGATACACTGTTCCCAACAATAAAAAAACctacaaacaaaaaattaatcatcACCCATCACcacaatcatcatcatattcataactaataattattatttcctTGAATTCAATCAAACATTATTACATCTAAACAATCATCCCTAAACCTAACTCATCACCACATTAGTCAACTCATCAAATAAAGCTCAACTAACAcgcatttatttattaaaaaagggGAAACCAACCTGACCGGGAAATAAACCGGGTGAATCAAGCAACAAAGCAGGGCTAACCCCAGGAGAAAGCAAAAAAAACCCTCCTCCTACTCCTACTCCAACTTGCGACTGTGGTTGCGGCTGAGAAATCACCAAACCGGGCGGTCGATTATCCTTGAACCGGAGTTGATCCGGTTCAGAAGGCGGCTTAGGAGAAGCAATAGCTCCAGCAAGAAGCTGAGAAAAAGAGCGACAGTCAGAATCCGGATCATTCTCAGAAAAGAAACTTGAAACGAGTGTCATCGGACCTGGACTTAACCCGAATCCAGAGCCGCTAAACAAAGACTCGATCCCAGCTCTAGAAGGTAGAGTTATAGTGGGGCGTTGTGGTTGTGGAGGTTTGGTAGAAGGAATTGGATCATTTTCCGCCATTATTGAAGCTTAAAGAATTGTGGGCTGcaagaaaatggaaaaaagtGAGGGGAGCTTTAAGCTTTTATGAGTTAgatttgtaaaatgtttttctttttggCTTTTCGGAAGGATTTTcagaatttaatttaattttatttttggttaaatgGATGTGAATGGATTGAAAGAGTGAAGACAACAATGTCTTTTTTTTGCacggatattttttttttcttcttgttgaCATAACATAACATGTGGATTTTTATGCCGACTTTATTTCATTGCTGCTTACCCTCTTTTCTATGTCATTTTAATTCTAAATagtacttttttttgtttttatttcttcttCCTATTTATATTTTGTGCAGATTTCattgtaaatttaaaagttaaaataattttaattatgaatttttttaaaattttaaaaagttgataaaAGTACTTATTAAGATGAATCTTTTCAcgtgaatatttttttatataaatagataaaaaatggtgaattaaaagcCAACTCCCCCTCCCTATTGCCTAGTCCATTGGCCACCACAACCATGGCCACCCTACCTAGCACTACTCTTAGTTGCAGTTGCCCATCCTTGAAGTCCCCTCCCCTTGACCTTATACTCGAAAAAACATGCTTGTAAGACCCTGGCCTCTAGGTCACCCACTCTAAATTCTTAtaccaattatatattttaacattcaatcaaacaagaaaaaacattttctaagaatttgataaaaagtaaataaaaatttttattaaaaatttacgtTCTGTGACAACCAACGAGctctaaatataaataatataccGTTCAATTCACAtaattgtctcatttgatttattaacattattaattaatcattcttaatttgtattttaatctCAATCAAAAtgtcaaaatatagtcaaatgatattttatttgactcgtctcaatgtaaattttattattataattatttaaaaaatacacAACTAGTGATATTTGTGATCAAATTAGtgtattaaataaagtgtaaaaattaaattagataaTTAATATGgattaaattgagtaaaaaaaGTTATGAGTTATGAACAAATTTCAGTTATCATTAACTTCTAActaatttcttatatattttcatAACTAACTAAATAAAACCgtgataaaattatttaaaaatctaattctTAATTTTGAGCTCAAAGTCACATAATTAGTAATTTCCATAATGGTTTGCCGTTTGCGAGATAATGACTTAAGTCCGAAatctaaaaaaagaaaagggtggGAATAAATTGTGGCATCTGCCAAGTGGTAAACACTACTCTAATTAAACTCCAATAATCCATCCCCTTATTGCAAGCTGCAACTTGCAACTTGCAACTACCCACCATTTAATTACTACTTCATATTCCTATTATAACGTgctttttgcatttttttattcttcaacTTTACAtacctttttgttttgaatctttttcttaaatattgcctatttaaaaataatttccaGTTTGTACCaaagagaaaattattttcctaaatacAGTCTATGTAggataacttattttttttaatgcaatcatacaaaaccgccactccaAATGACGATCTGCATGACAATATAAACCGCTATTACACACAGCGGTTCAgtgcattttattttaaaaatttttgaaaataataaaaccgCCATTtaaagtggcggttttgtctgcaCCATTTTTCACACAAACCGCCAATTAAAGTGGCGGTTCACCTTTCATATAAAACCGCCATTTAAGGTGGCGGTTTTGCTCTGCAacattttttcaaatttccgTCAAACTCTTGAACATTAAACGTTTCATACCctacattaaaataatttaacattcCATATTATATAACAAATGAACCAATAAGCTCCTCCAGTACTCAAAACACCTCATTCACCGATGTTTCAATTAAAAACGAGGACAATTGTACACATGATTAATGAAAATAGcgcgcatatatatatatatatatatatatatatatatatatatatatatatatatatatatatatatatatatatatatatatattacataacgACCATCTAAAATAATACATAAGTTGAATATGTACAATAATCATCCCAAGTCAAGTAATCTAGACTCCCCGACCCCGTTTGCTACGTACATCAGTCGTAGAGGTCAATGTGGACTCCTCAACCTTTGTGATGACTTCAAGAGTAGGTGCTCGTCGCTGACTAGCACGTTGATATGTCAAGATCCGGTTAGGAGGCAATGAATGTGGAGGAGTGGACACAGGCCCTGGGGCAAAAAATGGCGACATAGTACCTGTAGATGTTGATGAAGATCCCGAGGATCGACCTCGACTGGATGAACGATCGGTTCCTCTTGATGAACCTCTACTAGAACCTCGTGAAGAACTACCTCTGTGACCAGAACCTCTAGTGGAAGGAGTGTGCAACGTGTTATCATCAATGGTAGTGGGACGAGTGGGAATTAGGTAATCATACCCCGTCAGACTTAAGACCTCCATCAACGACGTGTTGATGGAGCCCAAGGTCTGAGTACATAGGCGATACCCCACATCAATAGGCAACGCAGAGGCACCTTGTGTTGCATCACTGCACTGTACTAGAACCGATCTTATGCGCTCAGCCTACATATGAATAATAAGTTTTATAAGAATTACATGTACTAATTTTTGAACGTTGAAAGAAAGCCTACCAATATTGTAGCAGTGGGATGATAGTGCGATGTTGGTTGTTGCAAATGTTGGGTTCGTAATGCGCAATATTGTGATCTGCCTATACCACGCCATGTACATACCTAAGCTCTGACCCGTGTAGTTCTCTCCTTGCACGATCACGCTTTCTCAATCATTCCATGCATTTACGTGCGATCAATGTCGAACCAGGAAGTTCCTGTCGACAGTCCTTCGATCAATGGCATGTAGTGTAGCCTGAGTGTCACAAGTATCCGGAATATGTTGCTCCAAACCAAACTGGCACATGACACGATCTGGAAGATGGAACTCcacgatgtcaaagcaaattaAGGGACAGAGGGAATGCCATATTACCTGGCTATCTCTACATATGTCAGGCAAAGCCTTTATTTGAGCCACCGTGTATGGATGCCATGTCATCTGTCAAAGAAATCAATAAGCTTAGTAATTTTACATAAATGATTCAAAAGtaacaaatttattaattacgCCATATTACCTAATCGTCCCTTTGTTGATCGAGGGAGTCCCGGTAGTAGACTAGAGTATGTGGAGAGTGTGACCAGGAAAGATGTACTCAAAGCCAGCTTTGAACAAATGGATTCTATGCAAATGATGCTTGAAATTATCCAATTTGAATTAAACAAAGATAAAGATTATTACCTCACTGCTAAAGGATCCCTACCACGTTGATGCTGTGAACCTAAGACCGGCTCTACATTGGGATCGTCTACCTCATCAAATTGGGGTCGAACCATCCGAATTACTGGTCTCCCTATATGTATATGCTCCCACAACCGTATCTGTAAAAGTAACAGGAAGCCCGCtatgtccttggcacccttgCAGGATGTCCTACACAGATTACGATACAAGAATGCGAGGGTCGCGCTTCCCCAACTGTACTCTACTATGCGTCGTAAGTCTCGCAGTAAAGGGAGGTAGATCAATTGTACAGAGTCCCCCGCTTTTCTGGGAACAAGATGCAACCAAATAAATACAAAAAGTATGCGCGGGCATGCCTCTCAATAGTAGCATCATCTGCATCTGGCCCCAGCACACAAAAGCGATCGAAGCCAAGTAAGCTTCAATGAAGATCCAATGATGATCTTCGTCTCTGTAGGTTCTTGAGGATTTTCCGACCATACCCCCAATAGCTCCCAAACCAAGGCTGTCCACTCTCCCTCTCCATGATCAACAACTGCATGTCCATCAATGGGCAGTCCAAGTATAACTGCAGTGTCCTGTAAAGTAATACTCACCTCCCTAACAGTAAGATGGTAGGTGTGAGTCTCTTGTCTCCATCTCTCAACTAATGTAGAGTTAAGTGCTCGATCGAGCTCCAAACCTCCACCCAACAAACGATGTATATAAATAAAACCATCTATATCAACTAACTCTTAACACTTTCTCATTAACCTACCAATCCCTCGTGctcgcctggtagtgctgacgaATCACCAACTGGGAATTGACCCCTCCCATGCACGTACACACCGATGGGTCACCTGAAGCATAAGTACTGATGGATCAACTAGGCCCGACATCGTCATTATTTATgttacatatatacattattatCAGACTCAACATAATGATAAACTAGCAtacaagtaaaaaaaacataccTAGTTGAGCTTTGACTATCCCTACGAAGAcatgttttctttttataaccACTAAATCCATAAATGCCACATGTGTTCCGAGGACGCGTCACCAgtgcatccatttcgttccTTATGCGAGTTGATCGCGAACGTCCCTTTCCACGCGTAGTTGATGGATTTAGAACAATTGTCGGACCATTCCAAGGAGCACAggtgaacatgtctggaacAGGCATAAATGTCTTCTTATATGTGGATACGTATTCTGTAGTTCGAAACgaagggtccacaaaagcatcatatGAAAGGTTACAAGCTCGACATAttgcaagaacatgtgagcacaGTAACTTGAACATGGTTGGTTTTTGACAAGAGAATGATGTAgctgtgaggtcaaccatgtaacattttccaccttttcctgctatcctGTTGC from Amaranthus tricolor cultivar Red isolate AtriRed21 chromosome 3, ASM2621246v1, whole genome shotgun sequence includes:
- the LOC130809140 gene encoding uncharacterized protein LOC130809140, which translates into the protein MGGCVSTTHSRVAPHRKKYTRRSRKCHTKLSTNLCDAPIKRKSCSDAGNRISVSEFVQIDFEKGGTTTCRRSEVSNKSFHLTQVHWNHVDENGVCQEEAWFDSVSILDSESDDDFISVFGDGKILNMANLWSGAHVLRPQAGLLIPCADSEKPSPGSWTAISPSVFRVRGETYFKDKIKSSAPGYCPYTPIGVDMFACSQKINHIAQHLELPSVQANNSKLPSLLIVNIQMPAYAPSMFLGDSNGEGISLVMYFKLSDNVDEEVPSDFIDSIKRLVDNETEKIKPVVPYRERLKILSSVVNPEDMQLSSTEKRLLNAYKDKPVLSRPQHEFFKGTDYFEIDIDVHRFSYVSRKALESLRERLKSAILDLGLTIQAQKQEELPEKVLCCMRLNKLDFVNCGQIPTLMTIDDA
- the LOC130809139 gene encoding probable WRKY transcription factor 3 isoform X2, with product MNFWGSTTYASLKKFKGPFGMSHQQALAQVTAQAQAMQQAQQGSFQSSTTIGGSEPNSAFAPELEMQQKMMSSASESKETEEPAQFSGSDQKLQSSSIIVDKPADDGYNWRKYGQKQVKGSEFPRSYYKCTHTSCPVRKKVERSLDGQVTEIIYKGQHNHQPPQKKSKDGGNPNGNLGNQGNSELGSQLQPNNMNRISDGMARSLSRRDQESSQATADQPSSDEEEMDNDGTKEAAGDEDERDAKRRNTEVRVTEQAASHRTVTEPKIVVQTTSEVDLLDDGYRWRKYGQKVVKGNPYPRSYYKCTHPGCNVRKQVERAPSDPKAVVTTYEGKHNHDIPAARMSSHNTTNSSSHLRPHKTEFANTREQPVATLRLKEERIT
- the LOC130809139 gene encoding probable WRKY transcription factor 3 isoform X1, producing the protein MAENDPIPSTKPPQPQRPTITLPSRAGIESLFSGSGFGLSPGPMTLVSSFFSENDPDSDCRSFSQLLAGAIASPKPPSEPDQLRFKDNRPPGLVISQPQPQSQVGVGVGGGFFLLSPGVSPALLLDSPGLFPGQGPFGMSHQQALAQVTAQAQAMQQAQQGSFQSSTTIGGSEPNSAFAPELEMQQKMMSSASESKETEEPAQFSGSDQKLQSSSIIVDKPADDGYNWRKYGQKQVKGSEFPRSYYKCTHTSCPVRKKVERSLDGQVTEIIYKGQHNHQPPQKKSKDGGNPNGNLGNQGNSELGSQLQPNNMNRISDGMARSLSRRDQESSQATADQPSSDEEEMDNDGTKEAAGDEDERDAKRRNTEVRVTEQAASHRTVTEPKIVVQTTSEVDLLDDGYRWRKYGQKVVKGNPYPRSYYKCTHPGCNVRKQVERAPSDPKAVVTTYEGKHNHDIPAARMSSHNTTNSSSHLRPHKTEFANTREQPVATLRLKEERIT